In Desertifilum tharense IPPAS B-1220, one genomic interval encodes:
- a CDS encoding GUN4 domain-containing protein: MHRLKILGWGLIVSAIVTGSLTVAVMRVVSLNQPAPPTQTQEDFSVLRSHLQAKNWQAADAETRRILDPWIHQQGDFLSPPAPTNIPPTVLQSLDRLWVEASNGQFGFSVQQRIWAEVRSQYPTDSAAAVKAFGDRVGWTRTQNQPDPTFIAYDWLIETELNSSPEAPVGHFPWVGVDWQRISAMMSAQSCGSCTIDAMYVQGERFNQYIPTLFDWVGTALSESEPISR, encoded by the coding sequence ATGCACAGATTAAAGATTTTAGGATGGGGTTTGATTGTTAGCGCAATTGTCACCGGATCGCTAACTGTTGCCGTTATGAGGGTTGTTTCTCTCAACCAACCTGCTCCCCCAACGCAGACCCAAGAAGATTTTAGCGTCCTCAGATCGCACCTGCAAGCCAAAAATTGGCAGGCTGCGGATGCAGAAACTCGGCGCATTTTAGATCCTTGGATTCATCAGCAGGGTGACTTTTTAAGTCCGCCCGCACCCACCAATATTCCCCCCACGGTTTTACAGTCCCTCGATCGACTCTGGGTGGAGGCGAGTAACGGACAGTTTGGTTTTAGCGTACAGCAACGCATTTGGGCTGAGGTTCGCTCTCAATATCCTACCGATTCAGCCGCCGCCGTCAAAGCTTTTGGCGATCGCGTGGGCTGGACGAGAACCCAAAACCAACCCGATCCAACCTTTATCGCCTATGATTGGTTAATTGAGACCGAGTTGAATTCTTCCCCGGAGGCTCCAGTCGGTCACTTTCCGTGGGTGGGAGTAGACTGGCAGCGAATTTCCGCGATGATGTCCGCGCAAAGCTGCGGGAGTTGCACGATCGATGCGATGTACGTGCAGGGAGAGCGGTTTAATCAATATATTCCAACTTTGTTTGATTGGGTCGGGACGGCTTTGAGCGAAAGCGAACCTATCTCGCGTTAG
- a CDS encoding bifunctional 2-polyprenyl-6-hydroxyphenol methylase/3-demethylubiquinol 3-O-methyltransferase UbiG produces MNPQFSQKIQADFDQIAQLQTLRWDHNSHYHPFLLKHLPANCPNVLEVGCGGGEFSRLLAQRAESVTAIDLSPAMIERAKRESFTYPHLQFQVADILEWEIPDEQFNAIASIATVHHIPLETLLPRLKAALKPGGKLLILDLVENAQLQDFLLDFVAVPLNWILQFWHNRRFRPTPEAIALWREHIRTDKYLTLSQAKQLYSQYLEGAIVRRHLFWRYSMVWQKPS; encoded by the coding sequence ATGAACCCGCAATTTTCTCAAAAAATTCAGGCAGATTTTGACCAGATTGCCCAACTACAAACTCTTCGATGGGATCATAATAGTCACTATCACCCTTTTTTGCTCAAACACTTACCTGCTAACTGTCCAAACGTTTTAGAAGTGGGTTGTGGTGGGGGTGAGTTTTCACGCTTGTTGGCTCAACGTGCTGAATCTGTAACCGCAATCGATCTATCGCCTGCAATGATAGAAAGAGCAAAACGGGAAAGCTTCACCTATCCCCATCTTCAGTTTCAGGTTGCTGATATTTTAGAGTGGGAAATACCTGACGAACAGTTTAACGCGATCGCTTCTATCGCCACCGTTCACCATATCCCCCTAGAAACCCTCCTCCCCCGCCTGAAAGCTGCATTGAAACCGGGAGGGAAACTGTTAATTCTCGATCTGGTGGAAAACGCCCAATTACAAGACTTTTTACTCGATTTTGTAGCCGTTCCCCTCAACTGGATCTTACAGTTTTGGCATAACCGACGCTTTCGTCCGACTCCAGAGGCGATCGCGCTTTGGCGAGAACACATCCGCACCGATAAGTACCTCACCCTATCCCAAGCGAAACAACTTTACAGCCAATACTTAGAAGGTGCGATCGTTCGCAGACATCTATTTTGGCGCTATTCAATGGTTTGGCAAAAGCCATCTTAA
- a CDS encoding dynamin family protein, whose product MIFIIPLIFGAIGAAVGAVAGALTTHAIGESDRQEAKHHRTVANELTNKYSALEKRYYELADESKKQIFDLTRQRALDEVEKGGLRLALRLQHDLIELMYAIDREPTEAALKEFVEAVKLTNIVLRQLQAESIQIPSDYYARVLIAAEVRRLKGDRQNQELLEITNLNSEALPVKKVYKQMSAQEFQATYTQTQELGNRLLQYLQEINKSSLQGVEEDLKKALSALEKQKYQVAVIAAMKAGKSTFLNALIGADVLASETESCTVCRTEVRPIDSSQNPKLLEYQEGKRKPVVLAEGKPEAIQQVFLERTRQIRATQNQNNTEYFVLEHPIEAISKLSALSGFTLIDTPGPNEWESANFNTVALKQTTLEVLRTCDAILFVLDYTSFKDNTNEELLKVLSESGRESLLKSSSKMYFILNKIDRKSERDRPIEEVIQELNKALVGFGVQEPKIYPVSSLQGLLAKLIQEKKASDQHKSDFKKFFLGRYIQEDEDGELVVPKMKDIAPQALLDSGIKTIEDSVLQTIVKNSGWNLLDDVLTNFNKVAQSIEETLGTEIKGWQIAFEELQQKERDYQIHSEESQKKVRDVKKSIENQKEKLMSKFGEGINQFAETAKAKIKLEIDKIEKLQENQPRTTKKNQNLLENFFEVFASVQDFFQNCLENEPYKIRLSNLEKAQEVSQIINQYCTPLIQGFWLNTQDQLVQEGTEIRETLVREIQRDIQAVSNEISSYLGDGLEVNIQPSPILFPKFEFAGIDAKVQHQQEVFSKFRKETRTTGCCLSEEVYEVEVPYQETISYYEIDLRETYQAICRKIDEQVVRNRRLLERVVFKQVDEDFNTARKQIDEYIGRFQHLFDELLKARAKQEVEAEAIAILENHHLQSQQYLAEVTAAQEQLETYRPVG is encoded by the coding sequence ATGATTTTTATCATCCCTTTGATTTTTGGTGCAATTGGTGCAGCAGTTGGGGCTGTCGCTGGGGCGCTGACTACCCATGCGATAGGAGAGAGCGATCGCCAAGAAGCGAAACACCACCGAACGGTGGCGAATGAACTGACTAATAAGTATTCTGCCCTAGAAAAGCGTTATTACGAGCTAGCAGATGAAAGTAAAAAGCAGATTTTTGACCTCACCCGTCAACGCGCATTAGATGAGGTTGAGAAAGGCGGCTTGCGTTTAGCTCTGAGGTTACAACATGATTTAATCGAGCTAATGTACGCGATCGATCGCGAACCCACTGAAGCAGCGCTTAAGGAATTTGTAGAAGCTGTCAAATTAACAAATATTGTACTGCGCCAGCTTCAAGCGGAATCAATCCAGATTCCAAGCGATTATTATGCCCGTGTTTTGATTGCTGCGGAAGTAAGAAGGCTTAAGGGCGATCGCCAAAATCAAGAACTGCTAGAAATAACTAACCTAAATTCAGAGGCTTTACCCGTGAAGAAAGTATACAAGCAAATGTCGGCTCAAGAATTTCAAGCAACTTATACTCAAACTCAAGAGCTAGGAAATCGGCTTTTACAATACTTGCAAGAAATTAACAAAAGCAGCTTACAGGGTGTTGAAGAGGATTTAAAGAAAGCACTGAGCGCTTTAGAAAAGCAAAAATATCAGGTTGCTGTGATTGCAGCAATGAAAGCTGGTAAAAGTACCTTTCTTAATGCTTTGATTGGTGCTGATGTATTGGCGAGTGAAACCGAGTCTTGTACAGTTTGTCGCACTGAAGTCCGTCCAATTGATTCTAGTCAAAATCCCAAACTTCTAGAATATCAAGAAGGTAAACGCAAACCCGTTGTACTAGCTGAAGGAAAACCTGAAGCCATTCAACAAGTTTTTCTGGAACGGACTCGCCAAATACGAGCAACTCAAAACCAGAATAATACAGAATACTTTGTCCTAGAGCATCCCATTGAAGCCATTAGCAAACTTTCCGCCTTATCTGGCTTTACGCTCATTGATACGCCAGGGCCAAATGAATGGGAGTCAGCCAATTTTAATACAGTGGCTCTCAAGCAGACAACCTTAGAAGTCTTGAGAACTTGCGATGCTATTTTGTTTGTTTTGGATTATACCTCATTTAAGGATAATACGAACGAGGAGCTATTAAAGGTTCTCAGCGAATCGGGTCGCGAATCTTTGTTAAAGAGTTCTAGCAAAATGTATTTTATTCTTAACAAGATAGACCGAAAATCTGAGCGCGATCGCCCAATTGAAGAGGTTATTCAAGAATTGAACAAAGCGCTGGTAGGCTTTGGAGTACAAGAGCCTAAAATTTATCCAGTCAGTTCCTTACAAGGACTATTGGCTAAACTCATTCAAGAGAAAAAAGCTAGCGATCAACATAAGTCAGATTTCAAGAAGTTTTTCTTGGGTCGATATATTCAAGAAGATGAGGATGGGGAACTCGTTGTTCCTAAAATGAAAGACATTGCTCCCCAAGCCTTATTAGATAGCGGAATTAAAACCATTGAAGATTCTGTCTTACAAACAATTGTCAAAAATTCAGGATGGAATTTACTTGATGATGTTTTAACGAACTTCAATAAAGTAGCTCAATCTATTGAAGAAACGCTCGGTACAGAAATCAAAGGATGGCAGATAGCTTTTGAGGAATTACAACAAAAGGAGCGAGATTATCAAATACACTCTGAGGAATCACAAAAAAAAGTTAGAGATGTAAAAAAGTCCATCGAAAACCAAAAGGAAAAACTTATGAGTAAGTTCGGTGAAGGAATTAATCAATTTGCTGAAACTGCTAAAGCTAAAATCAAACTAGAGATTGATAAAATAGAAAAACTCCAAGAAAATCAACCCAGAACTACTAAAAAAAATCAAAACCTACTTGAAAATTTTTTTGAAGTATTTGCAAGTGTTCAAGACTTCTTCCAAAATTGTTTAGAAAACGAGCCTTATAAAATTAGATTAAGTAATTTAGAAAAAGCTCAGGAAGTTAGTCAAATTATTAATCAATACTGTACTCCTTTAATTCAAGGTTTTTGGCTGAATACTCAAGACCAATTAGTTCAAGAGGGAACAGAAATCCGCGAAACATTAGTCAGAGAAATTCAGAGAGATATTCAAGCCGTTTCTAATGAAATTTCAAGTTACTTGGGCGATGGGCTAGAAGTGAACATACAACCCAGTCCGATCCTGTTTCCTAAGTTTGAGTTTGCAGGTATAGATGCTAAGGTTCAGCATCAACAAGAAGTGTTTAGTAAATTTCGGAAAGAAACGAGAACCACAGGTTGCTGTTTGTCAGAAGAAGTGTATGAAGTTGAAGTCCCTTATCAAGAAACAATTTCTTATTATGAAATTGATTTAAGAGAAACTTATCAGGCAATTTGTCGAAAAATTGACGAGCAGGTAGTCAGAAATCGGAGACTTTTAGAGCGAGTAGTGTTTAAACAAGTTGATGAAGATTTTAATACAGCAAGAAAGCAAATTGATGAGTATATTGGACGATTTCAACATTTATTTGATGAGTTGTTGAAAGCACGAGCGAAACAGGAAGTAGAAGCAGAGGCGATCGCAATTTTGGAAAATCACCACCTCCAGTCCCAACAGTATCTGGCTGAAGTGACTGCGGCTCAAGAGCAGCTAGAAACTTATCGACCTGTGGGATAA
- a CDS encoding class I SAM-dependent methyltransferase: protein MLPQILIQPTLREQLLQEWRSRMSQSQPERSWYNHQPLEERKTWYSAVAQAYNRVRPRYPQAMVERAIELAQLPDSARLLEVGCGPGTATTSFAQFGFSMVCLEPSPDAYQLARENCKPYPNVEIVNTTFEEWTLEPGYFDAILAATSFHWVSPEVGYAKAASALRDRGSLILLWNMSLQPAYEVYQALDTVYQTYAPSLAGYYSTEKQQESLDKFAQIVLNSGQFGDLVSEQMPCEVTYSIEDYLALLGTYSPYIGLEPQQRQGLFQALGKELENSCGEKVKLSYLSAFQIARKV from the coding sequence ATGTTGCCACAAATTTTGATACAGCCTACCCTTAGAGAACAATTGCTACAGGAATGGCGATCGCGCATGAGCCAATCCCAACCCGAAAGAAGCTGGTATAATCATCAACCCCTCGAAGAGCGAAAAACTTGGTATAGTGCGGTTGCACAGGCATATAACCGCGTTAGACCGCGTTATCCGCAGGCGATGGTTGAACGTGCGATTGAGTTAGCGCAACTGCCAGATAGTGCAAGGCTTCTAGAGGTTGGCTGTGGCCCTGGAACAGCTACCACATCATTTGCTCAATTCGGGTTTTCAATGGTCTGTTTGGAACCCAGTCCAGATGCTTACCAACTGGCGCGAGAGAACTGCAAACCTTATCCCAATGTAGAAATTGTCAATACAACCTTTGAAGAGTGGACGCTAGAACCTGGGTATTTTGATGCGATCCTTGCGGCAACTTCTTTTCATTGGGTTTCCCCAGAAGTCGGTTATGCTAAAGCGGCCTCTGCACTGCGAGATCGGGGTTCTCTAATTCTGCTGTGGAATATGAGCCTGCAACCTGCTTATGAAGTCTATCAGGCGTTGGATACGGTGTATCAGACTTACGCGCCTTCCCTTGCAGGTTACTACAGCACTGAAAAGCAACAGGAAAGTTTAGACAAGTTTGCCCAAATTGTCCTCAATTCTGGTCAGTTTGGCGATTTGGTTTCGGAGCAAATGCCTTGCGAAGTCACCTATAGTATTGAGGATTACCTGGCACTGCTGGGGACTTATTCGCCTTATATTGGCTTAGAACCTCAGCAGCGACAGGGGTTATTTCAAGCCTTGGGAAAGGAACTGGAAAACAGTTGCGGCGAGAAGGTGAAGCTATCTTATCTTTCAGCGTTTCAGATTGCTCGAAAAGTCTAG
- a CDS encoding GIY-YIG nuclease family protein — translation MPTNDFELQTQARRILDAIAFTPFEQCEPLNREFNHIPARPGLYAIRHRTDGLLYIGKTKNLRGRFNGGHKAFLWAWLDKYSDEDIRIAAQPISYWGNPALLLELEAIILRATEPPYNVKIPTEQ, via the coding sequence ATGCCGACGAACGACTTTGAACTGCAAACCCAGGCGCGAAGAATCCTAGATGCGATCGCTTTTACTCCCTTTGAGCAATGTGAACCTTTAAACCGTGAGTTTAATCATATTCCTGCTCGTCCTGGCCTCTATGCAATTAGACACAGAACTGATGGGTTACTTTACATCGGCAAAACAAAGAATTTGCGGGGTCGCTTTAATGGTGGACACAAAGCTTTTTTGTGGGCATGGCTTGATAAATACAGCGATGAGGATATTCGTATTGCAGCGCAGCCAATTTCTTATTGGGGAAACCCTGCGTTACTATTGGAGCTAGAAGCCATCATTCTAAGAGCTACAGAGCCTCCTTACAACGTTAAAATTCCAACTGAGCAGTAA
- a CDS encoding AAA family ATPase: protein MTNQPKRVRNRRNPANSANERSPVYFLSLEVEGVLCFKDRQVLDLSDGNGRPAQWTVILGDNGVGKTTLLRCLAGMECKFKKDSESNEEDKKELAYPLLFSPSENILTWQSYRDIKQNSKILAFISIDINLTSLEESGIVSNAIQHSWQTDSLEIRPSFSYIQESSDDERLRGLVCYGYGATRKIGEASISESLNHENSASLFSEKIALINAEEWLLQTNYATLLASGEMRDRFQNQFDRIVEILKSILPDVEDIRIAPTDLEIPRPRAEFLTPYGWVRLSSLGLGYRTMIAWMVDLAVRLFQRYPDSEDPLAEPAIVLVDEIDLHLHPRWQRNIMSFLTERFPNTQFIVTAHSPLVVQAAKNANIVLLRREGDRVIIDNNPEIIENWRVDQVLTSVFELPTARPANLDPLLNRRQELLSKSRLSKADKAELKELEAKIGSFPTAETPDDIKAMDIIRRAAKLLENSGTGELGDSDS from the coding sequence ATGACGAACCAACCAAAAAGAGTCAGAAACAGACGCAACCCTGCTAACTCAGCGAATGAGCGATCGCCTGTCTATTTCCTTTCTTTGGAAGTAGAAGGAGTGCTTTGCTTTAAAGATCGGCAAGTCCTCGATCTTTCTGATGGTAACGGAAGACCCGCCCAGTGGACTGTCATTTTAGGCGATAACGGTGTGGGTAAAACAACCTTGTTACGCTGTTTGGCGGGTATGGAGTGTAAATTCAAAAAAGATTCTGAAAGTAATGAAGAAGACAAAAAAGAATTAGCATATCCCTTACTATTTTCACCCTCTGAAAATATATTGACATGGCAAAGTTATCGAGATATTAAGCAGAACTCAAAAATATTAGCTTTTATTTCAATTGATATTAACTTGACCTCCTTGGAAGAATCAGGCATTGTAAGTAATGCTATACAACACAGTTGGCAAACTGATAGTCTTGAAATAAGACCCTCTTTTTCATACATACAAGAAAGCTCTGATGATGAGAGGCTAAGAGGATTGGTTTGCTATGGGTATGGAGCAACACGTAAAATAGGAGAAGCTTCAATAAGTGAAAGTCTAAATCATGAAAATTCAGCAAGTTTGTTTTCCGAAAAAATTGCTTTGATCAATGCTGAAGAGTGGTTGTTACAGACAAATTATGCCACTCTATTAGCATCGGGAGAAATGCGCGATCGCTTTCAAAATCAATTCGATAGAATCGTGGAAATTCTCAAATCGATTTTACCCGATGTTGAAGATATTCGGATTGCACCTACTGATTTAGAAATACCTCGTCCTAGAGCAGAATTTTTAACTCCTTATGGATGGGTACGCTTGTCTAGTTTAGGGTTAGGATACCGCACAATGATTGCCTGGATGGTTGATTTAGCCGTGCGCCTATTCCAACGTTATCCTGATAGTGAAGATCCTTTAGCTGAACCTGCGATTGTATTGGTAGACGAAATCGATTTACACTTGCATCCTAGGTGGCAACGTAATATTATGAGTTTTTTAACTGAGCGATTTCCAAATACTCAGTTTATTGTTACTGCTCATAGTCCATTAGTGGTTCAAGCTGCTAAAAATGCTAATATTGTTCTGTTGAGAAGAGAAGGCGATCGCGTCATCATTGATAATAACCCTGAAATTATTGAAAACTGGCGAGTCGATCAAGTTTTGACTAGTGTTTTTGAGCTACCAACAGCTAGACCTGCTAATCTAGATCCATTGCTTAATCGTAGACAAGAGTTATTGTCTAAATCTCGACTCTCTAAAGCAGACAAAGCAGAATTAAAAGAGTTGGAAGCTAAAATAGGCTCTTTTCCCACAGCAGAAACACCCGACGATATCAAAGCAATGGATATCATCAGACGTGCTGCTAAACTTTTAGAAAACTCTGGCACTGGAGAATTGGGTGATTCGGATTCATAA
- a CDS encoding ThiF family adenylyltransferase has translation MRMFLHEQLYRSHTAMTKLKAYPVTLCGAGALGANLAENLARAGFGKLKVIDRDRIEERNLSTQPYYRSDVGAFKAKILANQLYRAIGTKVEAETQELTADNAAKLLKNSQLIVDVFDNSLSRQVLKDYAERSGVPCLHVGLSADYAEVIWNSVYRVPSDAHDDVCDYPLARNLVLLAVAVASEEIISFIATGEQRHFTITLKDLAVRSLIL, from the coding sequence GTGAGGATGTTTCTGCACGAACAACTTTACCGCAGCCATACCGCGATGACAAAGCTGAAAGCTTATCCGGTAACGCTTTGCGGTGCGGGGGCGTTGGGTGCGAATCTGGCGGAAAATTTGGCGCGGGCGGGTTTTGGTAAGCTAAAGGTTATCGATCGCGATCGCATTGAGGAACGCAACCTCTCGACTCAACCCTACTATCGCTCGGATGTGGGGGCGTTCAAAGCGAAGATTTTGGCAAACCAACTCTATCGTGCCATTGGGACAAAGGTAGAAGCAGAAACCCAAGAGTTAACCGCTGACAATGCGGCGAAACTGTTGAAAAACAGTCAGCTTATTGTCGATGTCTTTGATAACAGTCTCTCTCGCCAGGTGTTGAAAGATTACGCAGAACGCTCTGGCGTTCCCTGTCTTCATGTTGGCTTATCGGCGGACTATGCTGAAGTTATCTGGAATTCCGTTTATCGCGTTCCTTCAGATGCCCATGATGATGTCTGCGACTATCCCCTAGCGCGGAATTTGGTGCTGTTAGCGGTAGCCGTCGCCAGCGAGGAAATTATCTCGTTTATCGCTACTGGCGAACAACGTCATTTTACGATTACCTTGAAGGATCTGGCAGTGCGATCGCTGATTCTCTAA
- a CDS encoding 3'-5' exonuclease: MANLNQYDYYLVLDLEATCCNNDSIKRHEMETIEIGAVMVEAKDLKVVSEFQTFIKPVRYPMLTEFCQSLTSISQAQVDGGRSYGEAIAHLQQWLSNYPNAVFGSWGDYDRKQLQQDSKYHQLPFAIAFPHVNLKQQFSSAQGLPKRYGMAQALEMAGIQLEGTHHRGIDDARNIAKLLPFILGRQVLKR, encoded by the coding sequence ATGGCGAATTTAAACCAATACGATTATTATTTAGTGCTGGATCTGGAGGCGACTTGCTGCAACAACGACAGCATCAAGCGCCATGAGATGGAAACGATTGAAATTGGTGCGGTGATGGTGGAAGCCAAGGATTTAAAGGTTGTTAGCGAGTTTCAGACCTTTATTAAACCCGTTCGCTATCCCATGCTGACAGAGTTTTGTCAATCTCTGACTTCTATCAGCCAAGCACAGGTAGACGGAGGGCGAAGTTATGGGGAAGCGATCGCACATTTGCAACAATGGCTTTCAAACTATCCTAATGCTGTCTTTGGTTCCTGGGGAGATTACGATCGCAAGCAGCTTCAGCAGGATAGCAAATATCATCAACTCCCATTTGCGATCGCTTTTCCCCATGTGAATCTCAAGCAACAGTTTAGCAGCGCCCAAGGTTTACCCAAACGTTACGGAATGGCGCAAGCGTTGGAAATGGCAGGAATTCAACTGGAAGGAACCCACCACCGGGGAATTGATGATGCGCGCAATATCGCTAAGTTATTGCCATTTATCCTAGGAAGACAGGTTTTAAAGAGATGA
- a CDS encoding GNAT family N-acetyltransferase has product MMELYRFEDIGEFWQEAQGYLLENEAEHNLLLGISHALLHYPERYPDPAYLAIAKSHNHILGVAIRTAPYKLVLSKVQDFKALRLIAEDLQGDPVQLPGAGGLIAEVEAFREIWQTLTQQTSRRVMDLRIHQLTQVEPVAKVGGYLRLATEGDRPLLLDWFTTFAAEIGEIVLQDAEASVTSGLKRQSIYLWEDGKPVSWASGSQSLPKAVRIGPVYTPPEYRRKGYATACVAALSQQFLDRGCHSCFLFTDLANPTSNHIYQQIGYRPICDWRDYAFIPKT; this is encoded by the coding sequence ATGATGGAGTTATATCGCTTTGAGGATATTGGGGAATTTTGGCAGGAGGCGCAGGGATATTTGCTAGAGAATGAGGCAGAACATAACCTGTTGTTAGGGATATCGCACGCCTTGTTGCACTATCCAGAACGGTATCCCGATCCGGCTTATTTGGCGATCGCAAAAAGCCACAACCATATTCTAGGGGTGGCAATTCGCACGGCTCCTTATAAGCTGGTGCTATCCAAAGTCCAAGATTTCAAGGCTTTGAGGCTGATTGCTGAAGATTTGCAGGGCGATCCGGTGCAACTTCCGGGCGCAGGCGGCTTAATTGCAGAGGTGGAAGCCTTTCGGGAAATTTGGCAAACCCTTACTCAGCAAACCTCTCGGCGGGTGATGGATCTGCGGATTCATCAGCTAACCCAAGTGGAACCTGTGGCGAAGGTTGGGGGTTATCTGAGATTAGCGACAGAAGGCGATCGCCCTTTACTCTTAGATTGGTTTACCACATTTGCCGCAGAAATTGGCGAAATTGTCCTGCAAGATGCGGAAGCCTCCGTCACTTCTGGCTTAAAGCGACAAAGCATTTACCTCTGGGAAGATGGTAAACCTGTTTCCTGGGCGAGTGGTAGCCAGTCTTTACCCAAGGCGGTGCGTATTGGGCCAGTTTATACGCCGCCAGAGTATCGACGCAAGGGATATGCAACCGCCTGTGTAGCTGCGTTGAGTCAGCAGTTTTTAGATCGAGGATGTCACAGTTGTTTTTTGTTTACCGACTTAGCCAACCCAACCTCTAATCATATTTATCAGCAAATTGGCTATCGCCCCATCTGTGACTGGCGCGACTATGCGTTTATTCCCAAAACATGA
- a CDS encoding RNA 2'-phosphotransferase, which translates to MNESKNAHWVKISKYLSKHLRHTPERLGLTLAPGGWVEVETLLSACASHQFPISRAELETVVATSDKQRFAFDETKTRIRANQGHSVAVDLQLEPRTPPEGLYHGTGAKSVPAILQSGLLKMSRHHVHLSENVETAQKVGMRHGKPVILAVHTVAMQEAGFSFYRSDNGVWLVDEVPPQYLRVLSGKTVLSRKC; encoded by the coding sequence ATGAATGAAAGTAAAAACGCGCATTGGGTCAAAATCAGCAAATACCTCAGCAAGCATCTGCGCCATACGCCAGAACGCTTAGGGCTTACTCTCGCCCCTGGCGGTTGGGTAGAAGTTGAGACGCTACTCTCTGCCTGTGCTAGCCATCAATTCCCCATTTCTCGCGCCGAATTAGAGACAGTGGTGGCAACTAGCGACAAGCAACGGTTCGCCTTTGACGAAACCAAAACCCGCATTCGCGCTAACCAAGGGCATAGCGTAGCTGTAGATTTGCAACTCGAACCCCGAACCCCTCCAGAGGGGCTTTACCACGGCACGGGAGCGAAATCAGTCCCCGCCATTTTGCAATCTGGACTGCTGAAAATGAGCCGCCATCACGTCCATTTATCCGAAAATGTCGAAACTGCCCAAAAGGTGGGAATGCGCCACGGTAAGCCTGTAATCTTGGCTGTTCATACGGTTGCGATGCAGGAAGCTGGGTTTTCGTTCTACCGTTCGGATAATGGCGTTTGGCTTGTTGATGAGGTTCCACCCCAGTATCTTAGAGTGCTGAGTGGGAAGACAGTGCTGAGTAGAAAGTGCTGA
- the nfi gene encoding deoxyribonuclease V (cleaves DNA at apurinic or apyrimidinic sites), whose product MNPTTPEAAIAIQQELRKQVVMADDFKPLQTVAGVDVGFEEGDRIACGAIAVLRYPSLQMQASLVIRRPTPFSYIPGLLAFREVPVILEALASLKSPPDLLLCDGNGYIHPRRCGFACHLGVVSGLPAIGVAKTPYIGEHEPLGAERGAWQPIYDAGEIVGAVVRTQANVKPVYVSVGHRISLETAIEIVLKCAPKYRLPETTRQADRLSKGRKTPASLQP is encoded by the coding sequence ATGAATCCAACGACACCAGAAGCTGCGATCGCCATTCAGCAAGAACTCCGCAAACAGGTGGTAATGGCAGACGACTTTAAGCCACTTCAAACCGTTGCTGGAGTAGATGTTGGGTTTGAAGAAGGCGATCGCATTGCTTGTGGGGCGATCGCCGTTCTGCGGTATCCCTCCCTACAAATGCAAGCATCCCTCGTTATCCGTCGCCCAACGCCATTTTCCTATATTCCGGGGTTACTGGCGTTTCGGGAAGTCCCCGTCATTCTAGAAGCGCTGGCTAGCCTGAAAAGCCCCCCGGATCTCCTGCTGTGCGATGGGAATGGCTACATCCACCCCCGTCGCTGCGGGTTTGCCTGTCATTTAGGGGTTGTCAGCGGTTTACCCGCTATTGGCGTTGCCAAAACTCCCTATATTGGAGAACACGAACCGTTAGGGGCAGAACGCGGCGCATGGCAACCGATTTATGATGCAGGGGAGATCGTTGGGGCGGTTGTTCGCACCCAGGCGAATGTTAAACCCGTGTATGTCTCAGTTGGACATCGTATCAGTTTAGAAACTGCGATTGAGATTGTCCTGAAATGCGCGCCGAAATATCGCCTCCCGGAAACAACGCGTCAGGCGGATCGGCTTTCTAAAGGACGTAAAACGCCAGCCTCTTTGCAACCTTGA